In one Nicotiana tomentosiformis chromosome 6, ASM39032v3, whole genome shotgun sequence genomic region, the following are encoded:
- the LOC117274822 gene encoding secreted RxLR effector protein 161-like produces the protein MSNAKSIGTPMSPSTSLDRDEQGKSVDETKYSGMIGSLLYLMASRPDIMFSICKCVRFQSAPKESHLTAVKRIIRYLIGTTSYGLWYPLSNNFKLEGFSDDDLAGDKEDIKNISGTCQLLGKALISWNSKKHGSMALSTTEAEYIAIGQ, from the coding sequence ATGAGCAATGCCAAATCAATTGGAACTCCTATGAGTCCGTCTACAAGTTTAGACAGGGATGAACAGGGAAAATCAGTAGACGAAACCAAGTATAGTGGAATGATTGGGTCTCTACTATATCTTATGGCTAGTCGACCAGATATCATGTTCAGTATTTGTAAATGTGTCAGGTTTCAGTCAGCTCCTAAAGAGTCTCACTTAACAGCAGTAAAGCGAATTATTCGCTATCTTATTGGAACCACCTCCTACGGACTTTGGTATCCTCTCTCTAATAATTTTAAACTTGAGGGTTTTTCAGATGACGATCTTGCAGGTGACAAGGAGGACATAAAAAACATAAGTGGGACTTGTCAATTATTGGGAAAAGCATTAATTTCCTGGAACAGTAAGAAACATGGATCAATGGCTCTTTCcacaactgaagcagagtacattgcAATTGGACAATGA